A genomic window from Solanum dulcamara chromosome 11, daSolDulc1.2, whole genome shotgun sequence includes:
- the LOC129872601 gene encoding probable aspartyl protease At4g16563, producing the protein MTTAFSLSNYFFISFFLSSALLHFNQCYAKEKKPSSSSLVLSLTRTKTSLSIPKSSYNLVKKTSETLDIREPLREVRDGYLISLNIGTPPQIIQVYMDTGSDLTWVPCGNLSFDCIDCDDYKNYKVMSSFSPSFSSSSYRDLCASPSCIDIHSSDNPFDQCTIAGCSLNSLLKGTCSRPCPSFAYTYGEGIVSGTLTRDTLRVHGTTSNPNSIREVPKFVFGCVGTTYREPIGIVGFGKGSLSLPSQLGFLQKGFSHCFLPFKFANNPNISSPLVVGDQAISSKENFQFTPMLKSPMYPNFYYIGLEAITVGNGATTQAPLTLREFDSLGNGGMLIDSGTTYTHLTEPLYSDLLTALRSSINYPRAEEIEARTGFDLCYRLPCPNNNINSLVTDDFPSITFHFLNNVSLVLPNGNDFYAMGAPRNSTVVKCLLLQSMEDSKEGPAGIFGNFQQQNVEVVYDLEKERIGFQTTDCASAATSQDINKY; encoded by the coding sequence ATGACAACAGCTTTTAGCCTCTCAAATTACTTCTTCATCTCCTTCTTTCTTTCTAGTGCATTGCTTCATTTCAACCAATGCTAtgcaaaggaaaaaaaaccttcttcttcttccttggTGTTAAGTTTAACTCGTACGAAAACCAGCCTTTCTATACCTAAATCTTCGTATAATTTAGTGAAAAAAACCTCGGAAACATTGGACATAAGGGAGCCATTGAGAGAAGTGAGAGATGGttatttgatatctttgaaTATAGGGACACCCCCACAAATTATACAAGTGTATATGGACACAGGAAGTGACCTTACTTGGGTACCTTGTGGGAACCTATCATTTGATTGTATAGATTGTGATGACTATAAGAATTACAAGGTAATGtcaagcttttctccttcattttcatcttcttcctATAGGGATTTATGTGCTAGTCCCTCTTGTATCGATATCCATAGCTCCGATAACCCTTTTGATCAATGCACTATTGCTGGGTGCTCATTGAATAGCCTACTTAAGGGAACTTGCTCAAGGCCATGTCCTTCTTTTGCATACACATATGGTGAAGGTATTGTATCGGGAACCCTAACTAGGGATACCCTCCGAGTCCATGGGACCACTTCAAACCCTAATTCCATTAGGGAAGTCCCAAAGTTTGTCTTTGGATGTGTTGGAACAACTTATAGAGAGCCTATTGGGATTGTAGGATTTGGAAAAGGTTCACTTTCTTTGCCTTCTcaattagggtttcttcaaaagGGTTTTTCACATTGCTTCTTGCCTTTTAAGTTTGCAAATAACCCTAATATATCTAGCCCTCTAGTTGTAGGGGACCAAGCCATTTCCTCCAAAGAAAATTTCCAATTTACACCAATGTTGAAAAGTCCTAtgtaccctaatttctattacatTGGCCTAGAGGCTATAACTGTTGGGAATGGTGCCACTACACAAGCTCCCttaaccttgagagaatttgatTCTTTAGGCAATGGAGGAATGTTGATTGATTCCGGAACCACTTACACTCACCTAACCGAACCGCTCTACTCCGATCTCCTCACCGCCCTTCGATCATCCATAAATTACCCACGTGCTGAGGAAATCGAGGCACGGACAGGGTTTGACCTATGTTATAGGCTCCCATGCCCTAATAACAACATTAATAGTCTAGTTACCGATGATTTCCCTTCAATTACATTCCATTTCTTGAACAATGTGAGCCTTGTTTTGCCTAATGGGAACGATTTCTATGCCATGGGTGCACCACGAAACTCAACAGTGGTGAAATGCTTGTTGCTCCAAAGCATGGAAGATTCCAAAGAAGGGCCAGCTGGGATTTTCGGAAACTTCCAACAACAAAACGTGGAAGTTGTGTATGACTTGGAGAAAGAAAGGATTGGGTTTCAAACTACTGATTGTGCCTCAGCCGCAACTTCTCAagacataaataaatattaa